In Thermodesulfobacteriota bacterium, one DNA window encodes the following:
- a CDS encoding alpha-2-macroglobulin family protein encodes MSRGWWLVALGWTAVWVAAGSVPAAGAPAAWTGTPGPAWAGYDALLAKQRYEEAYRLASARLEAARQEGDSEDWTRALVRAVFLRTALHGYETAVRFLQEEPWPDEPRARTVLGLVYGQTLVRYGQAYSWEIRQRSQVVHTGALDLSLWTAEEIHAEAVASCLRVWEQRQALGAWPAAVLAEYLEPNTYPAGIRPSLRDAVSHLLAALLADSNGWSPRQANEAFALDLAALLGPLPAAAVQDPAAHPLTRIAAALADLEAWHQGRGEEEAALEACLERLRLLLPHFVQPEDRRQLQATLAGRLERCRHLPWWAAGMARLAEMLRDSTEPDRLAQARAKAQAGAAAYPDTVGGRWCQAIVQDIEAPAFELAAMATDAANRRSLGIRAKNLTTVHFRAYRDDLVRRVETARGGSLLPDPEEIAALVARDPDQAWSVELPAATDFDFHQHHLIPPLREPGFYLILASAPGDFADPSSGVQVALMGISDLVLLTRQAGQSLEVAAVSGASGQPKAGAEIRLYRFNWRQGHRLAHQIRTDAQGLATLTAGADHGSYLLLARHGSDMAFAPDRLGFSPQPAAADRQAALIYTDRAVYRPGQRIWWKVAAFGGRPDQGRLQGLAGATLTVRLRDANSQVLATTTVVANSFGTAAGELAIPAGRLLGRWQLEALLAGRRVGSTVLRVEEYKRPTFEARLLDPAMPLRLNAPATLAGEARYLFGQPVTGGEVRWRVSRQPLYPPWWERWGLEMPVQRPAAIVAAGTSRLDGGRFQLVFRPQADERLAAGPGRAVTYRYRVEAEITDEGGETRTAERTFRLGFVAVEGGIDLERGFLQAGEAAQARVRRTDLDGQPAPGEGRWHLSRLPGPAQALLPADQPLPDPADARRLLLPGDRLRPRWQPGYDPAAVLAGWPEGEVIASGDLAHGADGQATVALPALAAGTYRLRYETEDAYGGRFQTAQELVVAGGDSAPALPVFLKAERSSCTVGETCRLLVLSGLPDQPLVLERLRGGERVERRQLTPGRQPVLVELAVTGEDRGGFAVTLAGVRDHQALTLGESIAVPWRDRELAVSFASFRDRLQPGGQETWSVQVRTAGGEAAVAGAEVLAFMYDRALDLFAPLEPPSVLGLYPRRTGFRLPWTSLGPAATDTFRSPARQDLAPPVLAGDRLRFLDGYGIGGPGLRRRMMAADSAAMVAAAPAPAAPAVEPAEAAAAMAVAAEPAATAAAIPLRSDFAETAFWQPQLKTNADGTVALTFTVPDSVTSWQAFALAMTRDLQGGAASLQVASVKDLMVRPYLPRFFREGDRVWLPVLVNNASTKELAGQVRIAIQDQATGADRTASFGLGTEEAAQAFQAPAGGAGRVEFPVQVPSGVGDVVVTVTATAGSFSDGELRPVPLLPGRMHLAQSRFAVLKDATSRELSFPDLAVNDDPTRIQEALIVTLDAQLYLSLLSALPYLVDYPYQCTEQTLNRYLATGLLTSLYRQHPAVAAAARAMSGRDTRLEPWIRDDPNRTMRLEELPWLQVAQGGAEEPDQVLRLLEPSVAEAVRASSLARLLEAQTASGGFPWFPGGPPSPYMTLYLLAGFAKGLEFGVEAPREAVVRAWGYLRQQAFPELVERALAQDCCWEMVTYTGYVLARYPDLSWTGGTFSPEDQQRLADFSFRHWRQHAPLLKGCLALTLTRLGRGADARTVWASVLDAAKTSPDQGTFWAPEERAWLWYNDTVETQAQALATTLEVTPDDPRLEGLALWLVLNRKLNHWKSTRATSEAIYALTRYLERTGAFGVREEARVQVGGQSAAFVFEPERYTGRANRLSIPGEKIDPASMHRVEVAKTTPGWLLASATWHFSTEALPAEATGDYLEVSRTFFRRTAGNDGVRLAPLAAGDRLAVGDEVEVHLAIRSRHPMEYVHLRDPRPAGFEPASLVSRHQWDLGLGWYEEVRDSGTSFFIEALPQGEYVLKHRLRAALAGTFKAAPAVLSPMYAPELVAYSAGAVLSVTAPASATGPGMP; translated from the coding sequence ATGGTGGCTGGTTGCCCTGGGCTGGACAGCGGTCTGGGTGGCTGCCGGCAGCGTGCCAGCTGCCGGGGCGCCAGCGGCCTGGACCGGCACACCGGGTCCGGCGTGGGCCGGCTACGATGCCCTTCTTGCCAAGCAGCGCTACGAGGAGGCGTACCGGCTGGCCAGCGCCCGCCTGGAGGCCGCCCGGCAGGAAGGGGACAGCGAAGACTGGACCCGGGCCCTGGTGCGTGCCGTCTTCCTACGCACCGCCCTCCACGGCTACGAGACCGCGGTCCGCTTCCTGCAAGAGGAGCCCTGGCCGGACGAGCCCCGGGCCCGGACCGTGCTGGGGCTGGTCTACGGTCAGACCCTGGTGCGCTACGGCCAGGCCTATTCCTGGGAGATCCGGCAGCGGAGTCAGGTGGTGCACACGGGGGCTTTGGATCTGTCGTTGTGGACCGCCGAGGAGATCCATGCCGAGGCGGTGGCCAGCTGCCTGCGGGTCTGGGAGCAGCGCCAGGCCCTGGGCGCCTGGCCTGCGGCGGTGCTGGCCGAGTATCTGGAGCCCAACACCTATCCGGCCGGCATCCGGCCAAGCCTGCGGGATGCCGTTTCCCATCTTCTGGCAGCGCTGCTGGCGGACAGCAACGGCTGGAGCCCCCGGCAGGCCAATGAGGCCTTTGCCCTGGACCTGGCCGCCCTCCTGGGCCCGCTGCCGGCAGCCGCCGTCCAGGACCCGGCCGCTCATCCCCTGACGCGGATTGCTGCGGCGCTGGCCGATCTCGAGGCATGGCACCAGGGGAGGGGAGAGGAGGAGGCGGCCCTGGAGGCCTGTCTGGAGCGCCTGCGCCTTCTGCTGCCGCATTTCGTCCAGCCTGAGGATCGGCGCCAGCTGCAAGCGACCCTTGCCGGCCGCCTGGAGCGCTGCCGGCACCTGCCCTGGTGGGCAGCCGGCATGGCGCGGCTGGCGGAGATGCTCCGGGACAGCACGGAGCCGGACCGCCTGGCGCAGGCCCGCGCCAAGGCCCAGGCGGGTGCGGCAGCCTATCCGGACACGGTGGGCGGCCGCTGGTGCCAGGCCATCGTCCAGGACATCGAGGCGCCGGCCTTCGAGCTGGCCGCCATGGCCACCGACGCCGCCAACCGCCGCTCTTTGGGCATCCGGGCCAAGAACCTGACCACGGTCCATTTCCGGGCCTATCGGGACGATCTTGTCCGCCGGGTCGAGACGGCCAGGGGCGGGAGTCTTCTGCCGGACCCGGAGGAGATCGCTGCCCTCGTTGCACGGGATCCGGACCAGGCCTGGAGCGTCGAGCTGCCGGCCGCCACGGACTTCGACTTCCATCAGCACCACCTGATTCCGCCCCTGCGCGAGCCGGGCTTCTACCTGATTCTGGCCTCGGCGCCGGGGGATTTCGCTGATCCGTCCAGCGGGGTGCAGGTGGCGTTGATGGGCATCAGCGATCTGGTGCTCCTGACCCGCCAAGCCGGCCAGTCCCTGGAGGTGGCCGCTGTCTCGGGCGCCTCCGGTCAGCCCAAGGCCGGCGCCGAGATCCGCCTCTACCGCTTCAACTGGCGCCAGGGCCATCGGCTGGCGCACCAGATCCGGACCGATGCCCAGGGCCTGGCCACGCTTACGGCCGGGGCCGATCACGGCAGCTATCTGCTCCTGGCCCGGCACGGATCGGACATGGCCTTCGCTCCCGACCGGCTCGGCTTCTCCCCGCAGCCGGCCGCCGCTGACCGGCAGGCCGCCCTGATCTACACCGATCGGGCGGTGTATCGACCCGGGCAAAGGATTTGGTGGAAGGTGGCGGCCTTTGGTGGCCGGCCCGATCAGGGCCGCCTGCAAGGGTTGGCCGGTGCCACCCTCACCGTTCGCCTGCGGGACGCCAACAGTCAGGTGCTGGCGACCACGACAGTGGTGGCCAACAGCTTCGGCACCGCAGCCGGCGAGCTGGCCATTCCGGCCGGCCGGCTCCTCGGCCGCTGGCAGCTCGAGGCGCTGCTGGCGGGCCGCCGAGTCGGCTCCACGGTGCTGCGGGTGGAGGAGTACAAGCGTCCGACCTTCGAGGCCCGCCTGCTGGATCCAGCCATGCCCCTGCGCCTCAATGCGCCGGCCACCCTGGCCGGCGAGGCCCGCTACCTCTTCGGCCAGCCCGTCACCGGCGGCGAGGTCCGCTGGCGGGTCAGCCGGCAGCCCCTCTACCCCCCCTGGTGGGAGCGCTGGGGCCTGGAGATGCCGGTGCAGCGGCCGGCGGCGATCGTCGCTGCGGGCACGAGCCGTCTGGATGGGGGGCGTTTCCAGCTGGTCTTCCGGCCCCAGGCCGACGAGCGGCTGGCCGCGGGGCCAGGCCGGGCCGTCACCTACCGTTACCGCGTCGAGGCCGAGATCACGGACGAGGGCGGTGAGACCCGGACGGCCGAGCGGACCTTCCGCCTGGGCTTCGTGGCGGTGGAGGGGGGCATTGACCTGGAGCGCGGCTTCCTCCAGGCCGGCGAGGCGGCCCAGGCCCGGGTCCGGCGCACGGATCTCGATGGCCAGCCCGCTCCGGGTGAGGGACGCTGGCACCTGTCACGGCTGCCGGGGCCTGCCCAGGCCCTGCTGCCCGCTGACCAGCCGTTGCCGGATCCGGCCGATGCTCGCCGGCTTCTTTTGCCCGGCGACCGGCTGCGACCCCGCTGGCAGCCCGGCTACGATCCCGCGGCCGTGCTGGCCGGCTGGCCGGAGGGGGAGGTGATCGCGTCCGGTGACCTCGCCCATGGGGCCGATGGCCAGGCCACCGTGGCCCTGCCGGCCCTGGCTGCCGGCACCTACCGCCTCCGCTACGAGACCGAGGACGCTTATGGCGGTCGCTTCCAGACCGCCCAGGAGCTGGTGGTGGCCGGGGGCGACAGCGCGCCGGCCCTGCCGGTCTTTCTCAAGGCCGAGCGGTCCTCCTGCACCGTGGGAGAGACCTGCCGTCTCCTGGTCCTCTCGGGCCTGCCTGACCAGCCACTGGTCCTGGAGCGGCTCCGGGGCGGGGAGCGCGTCGAGCGGCGGCAGCTCACCCCCGGCCGGCAGCCGGTGCTGGTGGAGCTTGCCGTCACCGGAGAGGACCGGGGCGGCTTTGCCGTTACCCTGGCCGGGGTGCGGGACCACCAGGCCCTGACGCTGGGGGAATCCATCGCCGTGCCATGGCGGGACCGGGAGCTGGCGGTCTCCTTTGCCTCCTTCCGGGATCGCCTGCAGCCCGGCGGCCAGGAGACCTGGAGTGTCCAGGTCCGGACAGCCGGCGGCGAGGCGGCGGTGGCCGGGGCCGAGGTCCTGGCCTTCATGTACGACCGGGCCCTGGACCTCTTCGCTCCCCTTGAGCCGCCCTCGGTGCTCGGCCTCTATCCCCGCCGGACCGGCTTCCGCCTGCCCTGGACCAGTCTGGGACCGGCGGCCACCGACACCTTCCGCAGCCCGGCCAGACAAGACCTCGCCCCCCCCGTCCTGGCCGGCGACCGGCTCCGCTTCCTGGACGGCTACGGCATTGGCGGTCCGGGCTTGCGCCGGCGGATGATGGCAGCCGACTCGGCCGCCATGGTCGCGGCGGCACCCGCCCCGGCCGCGCCGGCTGTGGAGCCGGCAGAGGCCGCCGCGGCGATGGCCGTCGCGGCCGAGCCGGCGGCAACCGCGGCGGCAATCCCCCTGCGCAGCGACTTTGCCGAGACCGCCTTCTGGCAGCCCCAGTTGAAGACCAATGCCGACGGCACAGTGGCCCTGACCTTCACGGTGCCGGATTCGGTGACCTCCTGGCAAGCCTTTGCCCTGGCCATGACCCGGGATCTCCAAGGGGGAGCCGCCAGCCTGCAGGTGGCCTCGGTCAAGGATCTCATGGTGCGGCCCTACCTGCCCCGCTTCTTCCGGGAAGGGGACCGGGTGTGGCTGCCCGTCCTGGTCAACAACGCCTCAACAAAGGAGCTGGCCGGCCAGGTCCGGATCGCCATCCAGGACCAGGCCACCGGCGCCGACCGGACGGCGAGCTTCGGCCTCGGGACAGAGGAGGCGGCTCAGGCCTTCCAGGCGCCGGCCGGGGGGGCCGGCCGGGTCGAGTTTCCGGTTCAGGTGCCCTCCGGCGTCGGGGATGTGGTGGTGACGGTAACCGCCACGGCCGGCAGTTTTTCGGATGGCGAGCTGCGGCCGGTGCCGCTCCTGCCCGGCCGGATGCACCTCGCCCAGAGCCGGTTCGCGGTGCTGAAGGATGCCACCAGCCGGGAGCTGTCCTTCCCGGATCTGGCCGTAAACGACGACCCCACCCGCATCCAGGAGGCCCTGATCGTGACCCTGGATGCCCAGCTCTACCTGTCCCTGCTCTCGGCCCTGCCGTATCTTGTGGACTATCCGTACCAGTGCACCGAGCAGACCCTGAACCGCTATCTGGCCACGGGCCTCCTCACCTCCCTCTACCGCCAGCACCCGGCCGTGGCCGCGGCGGCCCGGGCGATGTCCGGCCGGGATACCCGGCTCGAGCCCTGGATCAGGGATGACCCCAACCGCACCATGCGCCTGGAGGAGCTGCCCTGGCTGCAGGTGGCGCAAGGGGGGGCCGAGGAGCCGGACCAGGTGCTGCGGCTGCTGGAGCCGTCCGTGGCCGAGGCGGTGCGGGCCTCCTCGTTGGCCAGGCTCCTGGAGGCCCAGACCGCCAGCGGCGGCTTCCCCTGGTTCCCGGGCGGCCCGCCATCCCCGTACATGACCCTCTATCTTCTGGCCGGCTTTGCCAAGGGCCTGGAATTCGGGGTCGAGGCCCCCCGGGAGGCGGTGGTGCGGGCCTGGGGATATCTGCGCCAGCAGGCCTTCCCGGAGCTGGTGGAGCGGGCCCTGGCCCAGGACTGCTGCTGGGAGATGGTGACCTACACCGGCTATGTTCTTGCTCGGTATCCGGATCTGTCCTGGACCGGCGGGACGTTCTCGCCGGAGGATCAGCAGCGGTTGGCGGATTTTTCCTTCCGCCACTGGCGGCAGCACGCGCCGCTCCTGAAGGGCTGCCTGGCCTTGACCTTGACCCGCCTGGGCCGGGGGGCGGACGCCAGGACCGTCTGGGCCAGCGTCCTCGATGCGGCCAAGACCAGCCCGGACCAGGGCACCTTCTGGGCCCCTGAAGAGCGGGCCTGGCTGTGGTACAACGACACCGTGGAGACCCAGGCCCAGGCCCTCGCCACCACCCTGGAGGTGACGCCGGACGATCCCAGGCTGGAGGGCCTGGCCCTGTGGCTTGTGCTCAACCGCAAGCTCAACCACTGGAAATCCACCCGGGCCACCAGCGAGGCGATCTACGCCCTGACCCGCTATCTCGAGCGGACCGGCGCTTTCGGGGTGCGGGAGGAGGCCAGGGTGCAAGTCGGCGGCCAGAGCGCCGCCTTCGTCTTCGAGCCGGAGCGGTACACCGGCCGGGCCAACCGCCTCTCGATCCCGGGAGAGAAGATCGACCCGGCCAGCATGCACCGGGTGGAGGTGGCCAAGACCACGCCAGGCTGGCTCTTGGCGTCCGCCACCTGGCATTTCTCCACCGAGGCGCTGCCGGCGGAGGCCACGGGGGATTACCTGGAGGTCTCCCGGACCTTCTTCCGCCGGACCGCCGGGAACGACGGCGTCCGGCTGGCGCCCCTGGCGGCCGGTGACCGGTTGGCGGTGGGGGACGAGGTGGAGGTGCACCTGGCCATCCGGTCCAGGCACCCCATGGAGTACGTCCATCTCCGGGACCCGCGGCCAGCCGGCTTCGAGCCGGCAAGCCTCGTCTCCCGCCATCAGTGGGATCTGGGGCTGGGCTGGTACGAGGAGGTCCGGGACAGCGGCACCAGCTTCTTTATTGAGGCCCTGCCCCAGGGGGAGTATGTCCTCAAGCACCGGCTGCGGGCCGCCCTGGCTGGCACCTTCAAGGCCGCTCCCGCTGTTCTGTCCCCCATGTACGCCCCGGAGCTGGTGGCCTATTCCGCCGGCGCCGTGCTGTCGGTAACAGCCCCGGCCTCGGCCACCGGCCCGGGGATGCCTTGA